Below is a window of Lagenorhynchus albirostris chromosome 18, mLagAlb1.1, whole genome shotgun sequence DNA.
AACGTGTCCAGGGTGGATCCCTTGCAGGCAGAGCTTCATAGAAAACAGTTTCAGCCAACTACATAAGAAATAAACCCTGGTCAGTCTCAAGGATTGGATCCTGGCACCTGATCTCACCTGGGAAGGAGCTGGTGCTTCCCTAGCTGAGCTAGGAAGCTTAGGGCTGGAGCCAAGGTTCTGCAGAGTCACACTACCTTGGACCTTAATTCCTTACTATGCCAGGGGAGGGGCTGATGCTATCCTATACTCGCAGTTTAAAGCTCCATAGCCTAAGCGTCTCGGTTGGATTCCTCTCCCAGAGTCTAACAAATGGCCCTTAGAAGGCAATGGGCAACAGTGGTTTGACACAAATACTATTGCCCCCCATGCCCAGCTTGACATTGTTCCAGAAGGCTTGGTGCCTTTCCAGCTTGGCCATTTGCCATTTTGACATACCATTAGTATACCCTTATTCATcctaaatatatttctaaaaagacTACTGGaatggaaaaaagttttaaacattgttcagttttttaaattgaagcacagtgttgtgttagtttcaggtatacagcaaagtgatctagttatatttttttttcagattttttttccctcatgggttattacaagatattgaatacagttccctgtgctatacagtaaatccttgttgcttatctattttatgtatactaGTTTGTAGAGTCAAATTTTCATATTTAGTTActttgttaaagaaaagaaaaatccaagataGCTTTTTATCAtattgagaaaatacatttttttttaacagatgtaCGAATGTATGGTGTTGAACATTAAACATCACCTTGGAGTTACTGTCCAGCTAGAAGTTACTTGACAATTactttccccccctttttttcctttgggaaaaatTAAGTACTTCTGTTATTAATAATTGGTTAATAAACCTGGCACTTTGACTTAATTCTTCTGCTGAATTTCAGTAGCACCTAAAGTATATTCTCAactcaaaagtatttttcttgCTCTTCCAGAGCCTTGAATTTagtatattcttttctccttgtcTGACAATGTGAGACAACAGTTCATAAAAAGCAGTGGTGAGTACACATAATACAGATGGTGTGAAACCTAGGTTCTTTTTTGTTTACCTTACTTGAAAAAGTACTTCTAACAACAActctccttatttttttaaccttatttgCATGACTCCTTGATTGATTCAACATGTTTTTAAGAAAGTCCTGTTCCCTGGGGCTGCATTACGACGGGTCTAGACGGTCCTCCTGAGACAGAAGCTGAAGTAAACCACACAGGAGGGGAGTAAACAGACGTATAGAATAAGTAGACTTTCACTGACCCTGGTCGACATGAAATCCTCCCTAAATGTCAACCAGGCTCAGACTTGCAAATCTAAAATAACCTCATGTGGAGAAGCAGGTCAAACCTTTTTTGGCTAGGAATAGAGGTACTATTCCCTGatttaagaaaaagtttattcAGAAGCTGTACACTAAAGTTTTAGAAATGAATTAAGAATACCAATCTGTAAAGTGTCCATAAAGCACTGGAGATTCTGTTCTAGAAGAAATGAACTACTGTTTCCTGTTTACTGCATTCTGAGCACTGAGAACAAAGTCAGCCAGTAAGATGGGCTGAGGGCACAGGTAAGGAGACGCTGGACATCAAAGAGCctctcacagggcttccctggtggcgcaggggttgagagtccgcctgccgatgcaggggacacgggttcgtgccccggtccgggaaaatcccacatgccgcggagcggctgggcccgtgagccatggccgctgagcctgcgcgtccggagcctgtgctccgcaacgggagaggccacaacagtgagaggcccgcgtacgcaaaaaaacaaacaaaaaaactatatatgCAAAATCTTATTGGTTGGTGACAAATACACTATATTAATGAAGGCCAAAGCTAGGTTATCTGTTTGTATATATAAGTCTACTAGATTACATTTTAGCTATAACAGATAAGTCAATGGTTCTCAGCCCTGATTACAAATCAGAATTACCTAGAGAGCTTTCTAAAAATATACATGCCCAGGCCCACGCCAGACCACTGGAATCAGAATCCCAAGGAGTAGGCCTAAGCACAGTAAAAGATCATTACAGTATATTATATTCTAAATTTAGGAAAGAGCTTACAGATCATTTAGACCAACTCCATCATTTTATAACTGAGAAACTAAAGCCCAGAGACTCCTGGTCCCCACCTGGTCAGTTGCACTGACACTTAGGGACTGAGCCAGGCCTAGAACCTAAAAGTCTGTGTCCATCCACGCTCCTTCTTTCACCCTGACTCATTCGTTTGTTAATATattcattcaggaaatattttgagAGCGCATTATGTGTTCAGCCCTAGATAATAACACCTGCTGCCGTTATGGAACATTGCTGGAAAGaatccaaatgtccaccaactggtGAGCAGATAAGcaatacaatgaaataatattctacaataaaaagaaataaactactgatacaaTCAACAAAGTAGACAAATCTTAAAAACactctgctaagtgaaagaagccaggtgcAAAAGACCATGtttatatgattacatttatataaaatgcccaCAAAAGGCAAATCTgcagtgacagaaagtagattagtggtttcctgGGGCTTGGAATAGGAGCAGGGGTTGGCTGAGAATGGACAGGAAGGATCTTAtacagggtgatgaaaatgttctaaaactggagtgtggtgatggttgcacaactcaaTAAATTCACTAAAAATCATTAAGTTGTTCACTTACAATGGATAGTTTTATGGCCTgtaaattatctcaataaaacttaaaataaaaaaaacctgcTGTCATTTATTAAATACTATATAACAGGAATTTGTACTAGGATTTAAACAGTACTACCCTCAGTGATATgctcataaattttttaaaacaagttaacTGATATAAAGAATGTTTAGCACACAATTTACAATTAATGATACAATATATGGCTCTTTATTTATTATACTTTAGTATGACTTGCCATTTCTTGCAAAATCCACTAtcagtttttataattatttcaccAACAATAGTGTCACAAATTCAAACAAATAAATGCTTGATTTCTCTCTAATACAGCAAGGAAGTTGCTCACGTTATTGACCAAGAGTGTAGTTCTGACATGAATGTTGGCGGAGACTCTGTTTACATTAAGGacaaaagtgaaaaaatgaagacatatgCCAAAACTTCACTTGTTTTTCAATGACGTAAGCAACTTTTTTGCTGAAATAATGATagctgttaaaaaaatgaaagaatatttcctcagttggggggagggggtattGACAATGTGACAGCCCCAGACATGAAACATTTTAAGTTTAATCTTCATTAACATTTTTACTATTACTTTCTTATGTCTGGAGACAACCAACAATAATTCAAACCCTGCTTTGTAGCATTTgacaatttccatggtgtaaacagTCCCACCAAGGCtggtttcaagctaccaacatacCACTGAATGCAGAGTTGGGAAGAAATATGCAGTATCATACCACTAAACAGTATTTCCACATACAGATACAATAGACATAAATAATCTTATCGCAGAGCTAAGAGTAAAGCAATTAGAAAGAGATGTGTTTCAAGTTTTTTAGCCTTTGTTTCTAACATAACTGTAAATTTAcggaatttaatttttaaatgaattcgtGAAATCTTAACAGTGGGCACTCATCAACTGGCTCTAGCACACAACCAACCGACTGCCCGTTTTAccagtgagaaaactgaagctcagagaggcagtCATTAACTAGCCCTGGTCACACAGCATGGTGCCACCCAGGTCGGTCTAATTCCAAACCTTCTCCCATCCACCGTGCCTCTCCTTCAAATGTAGCTGGTGACCGACCCACACATCAACACCCAAACACTAACGTCAATGGACTGGTCATTTGTTGGATAACCATTGCTTTCCTTTCCAATAGGTGGAATGGGAACTCTGACCAGggcaggaggaaaaaataaaacgaaaGAGCACATCTAACCGACAGTTTTGCTCAGGACATGGCAGGATGCGGCCCTTCCCGAGACTTGGCTGAGTTCAGATTCAGCCATCAGCCATCGTGTGACAACTGGTAGAAATGATAGatcactgtgggtttttttttttttttaacgtttgtCATTCAGTATTCCTTTTCACACATTTTCACTATAGTTACTGAAAACGTTATTTAAGACTTACCTTGGAGGTCACAGCAAAGGCCAAGtattaaaaatcaaatgtttCCAAGAGAGAAAAAGGTTTCAGGAGTAAATCATTTAGTTCTCCACACAGATACTCCTTGGCCCCCGGTCTGGTCCACTCCTCCACGGTACCATTTTCAAATCGGCCGCCTCTGCCTTCCTTGACTGCTAACTACTGGGGCCTGGTTGTGACACTGCCACATCTGCCTTTTCAGTCAGCTTTTCagtcagaaatattttaatgagcGTCCTGACGCCACATAAGATTGCTCAGGAAAAATCTGAATTTACATTGTGGAGTTCCAGTACAAAAGTGCTTTGAAACGTTTTAGGCAGCGTAGGTTCCAGGCAAAAGCGCTGTCCCGCCCAGCACCTCAGTACCTCAAGTGCGTTCAGCAAACCGGCGGGCGCCGGCGGTGACCGCGCGGCGCAGCATCTCCCGCCAGAGTCCACAGCACATGCGCAGTCAGACCCTCCGGCGGCCGCTCAGCTCCGCCCCTCGGAGGCGCCGGGTTCCCTGAAAGGGACAGAGCGTAGAGACGCTCAAGCGCGGGCTGCAGCCGCGCAGGCGCAGTCGGGGCGCCGTTGCTGAGCCAGCCACTTTTCCTGTCGCGGGTCCCGGGTCGTTGGTTTGCTAAGTGCAGTTGGGCCCGGCAGGTGCTGAAGGGTTGGGGTCGTGGACCCCCGCCAGGTCTCAGCAGCACGGAGGTGCAGGCTGTCGCCGACGGCGCGGGGCCGGGCGCCGCTAGCGGTGCGCTCCGCCCCGGGGCCCCCGCCCCTGCCTCCGGCCAGGCCCGGGCTCCAACCCCCGTCCCAGCCGCGGCCTCGCAGTTCACCCTGCTGGTGATGCGCCCCTGTGGAGGGCCGGACGAGGCTGCGGCCGAGGGGGTCCTGCGGCAGGCTCCGGCCCTGGGGGGCAGCGCCGGGGCGGGCAAGCCCGTTCGGTACCTGTGCGAAGTGGCGGGGGATGGCGAGGAGGAGGCGGGGGAAGACGAGACAGACCTGCTGGACACTTCGGACCCCCCGGGGGGAGGTGAGAGCACGGCTAGTTTGGAGGATCTGGAGGACGAGGAGACCCACTCTGGGGGAGAGGGCGGCAGCGGTGGAGCCCGGAGACGGGGCAGCGGCGGGGGCAGCATGAGCAAGACCTGCACCTACGAGGGCTGCAGCGAGACCACGAGCCAGGTGGCCAAGCAGCGCAAGCCGTGGATGTGCAAGAAACACCGCAACAAGATGTACAAGGATaaatacaagaagaagaaaagcgaCCAGGCCCTGAACTGCGGTGGGGCCGCCCAGGCTGGCAGCGCAGGAAATGTCAAACTTGAGGTATCGACTGGGgtctgggggagtgggaggtggaaAAAGAAACCCCACTCTGGCCGCAGACCGCGTCTCCAGCGCCTGCCTACCGCCTCCCAAATGAGCCAGGTTGCTGTGGCAGGACTTGTGGCTGAGAGTTAATGAGTGCTTGCCCTCAACTACAGTTTATACAAACATATGCATCCTTGTGAGGTTCTGGTGCATCCTTGTGAGAGATGAATAAATCTCAATGAAAATGATGTGACATGTCAGCAAAGCTGTCGTTTCAAAGGTCTGGGATATGGGCTGGAAGGGCAGATAGTAAATGATTGACCTGATTCATCACTAGAGGAGCAGGCAAAGAGACTTAGGAACCTGCGTGAAATTGGTACTTTGGAGAAGATAATCTCTTCCTGTTATCACTACCCTATTCTCGGTATCCTTTTCTTAGTATACTTATTCTTAGTACCCTGTTCTCAGAACCCCTATTAATAGTACTCTTTTAGTGTTCTTAGTGTTATTTTCTTAGTTAAACCTATTCTCAGTTCTCTGTTCTTAGTACTCTGTGCTTAGTACTACTGTGTTCTCAGTGTCCTGTTCCTCAGTTGATTTTGTTCTTAGTATCCCAATTATCAGTAAATAAGCCACTTATTACAGAATGAAATAGTCATTTGTCCCTCTGTTTGTCCCAAACGTACCCATTCACTTCAGAATTCTTTACAGAGAGAGGAGATAATATACTTCTTTTCAAGAAGGAAGTATTTTACCTGtagcaactttctttttttaattgcccAGCATTTACATCTACAGTTTGAGGAAAATGTACAAAAGGCAAATAGATACTGAATTCGaatctctccctccaccccccccaaaGAACCTTAATAATTTTCCTATTCTAAAATAATTTGCATGATTTTTTTAGGGAAGATAATTAATTGCTATAAGCAACAAATAATAGCCATTTATCTTACAGTATTGGGACACTTTACCAGTTCTGAGGAATCAAGAGCTGTAAGTCTTTGTTGAACTGAGTGTAAAGAAAATAACTAACAGGGACAGGCAGGATACATTAAGGGCCAACTGTACAGTGGTGCTTTAGTAGTGGAGAGGATAGATCATTGTAGGCTGAGATATTCTAGAAAGGCTTTGCAAAGAAAATACAACTCAGTGTAAGCCAGAAAGGACGGCTAATAGTATGTGCTTAATCAGCTAAGTTTcttaatgtgccaggcactgtgctaaactgTAAATGGAGCCTCACACCCTTCAGCAATGAGATAAGTACTATATTTTACATATgtggaactgaggcacagagaggttaagtaacttggcctAGGTCGTGCAGCCAGCAAGTACTCAAACCCAAGCAATCTGGTTCTAGAGCCTTCATTCTTATCCCCACACTATACTGCTTCCCTAGAATTTTGgtgatgaaaagaaagagaatacatTTTAGTAAAGGAAGGGAAGTGGGAATACAGAAGGCACTTCTGGGAAGGCAGCAAGGGGACCATTCTAGCTAAAGCAGAATATTTATGTGGAAAATTCCCAAAAGATAAATTTAAGAGTTTGAAGCCAATTTTTGTATGATGTTGAATGCCAGGCAATGGATTTTGAATTCGGAGTCTTCAAAAGAAAGTTCCTAGTTAGGAAGTAACAGGGGCTCCAACTCTGATGGAGTGGATTAAAGTCAAGAGCCTATAGATTTAGAGATGTTTTAGGAGATGATTATAGTAGGACTGGTAGGTGGTGATGGGGTCTTCTGCCATAGTGTGAGCAGCAAGATTAGAaattaagagatttaaaaatcagtatttctTACACAAATCAAGGTTAAATGAGAAACAAACGTATATAATATTTAGTCGATGTATCTAAAAATTATGCTGTGTGAGAGACACATAAAGGAACCAGGGATGAAAGAACTGACCTGTGGGATTGATCATTATCATTAGATATCTAAAAGGCTATCATTTGGAAGAAGCAGTAGACTTATTTTGCATAGTTCTTAAGTAACTAGGGCTCTTAGGTGAAGATCACAGAGGTTATGTGTTTCAGCTCAACCTAAGTAAACACTCCCTACATGTTAGATATTCAAAACCAAATAGGATGCCTCAAAAGTTGGTAACTCCTTAGGACAAAAAGtgttgaaaatttttgaaaagggaATTCCAACACTTGTAGAAGTTTGAACTAGATGACTCAAGTTTATTTTCACTACAAGCTTCTGTGATTTTGTGTTATTAACATTCAGAATGTACACAGTGCTGTGTGTGAGGTTGTGAGAATGCAGGGTACTCCATCATCAATTTTGGCATCCCATTTCTTGTGCAATAAAAATGAAGCACAGTCCCATAAGTAGTTAATCctatggggagagagggaggaaaaaattatttttgttttctctgggtattagATTcctctttttacagttttttataTTGTGAGGCTTAAAATGTTAAGggattgaacattttttttaacatcagatTGATAAACTTCTCATAgtgaaagagataaagaaagggagtATTCTAATAGACAACTCAGAGGACATTAGAAAGAAGGTCAAGAGAAGAAAACGGCTTCAATAATAACCAAAATGAAGAGCAGAATAAGAGTGAATTCATACGTGGCACAGCTTATGTGACTTTATATTTGGTCAGAATTTTTGGATGTGGTCAGTATTGTATCATGGTTTTATAAGAGTCAGAATGTTTCAGTGAACTAACATTTTGTTAGCCAGGAAAATTGTATTTAAGATTTTATCAGGTCAGTGGGGATACATAGTTGGTAGTAAGTGCTGCTGATTTTGTTTGAGGAACGATGTCTCAAAGAGAATGGTGTCATTTTAGGACTTGCCTGTTTTGTCTACACCAGTGGCAGGAGATTACTTATACCAGTGCTTTCCAGTCTTTTCAAAGCCagtttgtcatttttctcctggTGACTTCCAAATTTTGAAATCTTTGTGTATCAATTGCTTCTTTGAGTAATATTTTACTCCCCTTCCccattttttttgctgttgttaatttgtttgttgttgttttgttgggCAAAAAACTATCAAGAGTGTTTTATTAGCACTACATGAATGGCCTTTGAGTTCATATATTCAAAGGCAGGCAAACTTTGGTTTGGCCTGGATAGCTTTATCTGAGGAGAATGTTCAGTTTACACTTGGTACTTTTTTGTAATATTGAAAATCactcacaaatattaaaataggtTCCCTTCCCCTACCCTGCTCCACTATTGATTTTTGAGACCTTCTGGAGACAGAAGATCCCAGGTTGGAAGCcctggagggagaggaagtgagGCATGTTATATAAAATTAACTGCCAACACTTTGCCTAATGACTTAAAGAGGGACTTTAAAGGCTCCCAGGAACTgggcaagaaggaagagaagcaaaGACCTGTTCATTACTTCATTGAAATGCCTCTAATCATGGATTACTATATCAACATTTAATCctatttgcatttttatcttttatcccAGGAAAGTGCAGATAATATACTCTCCATTGTTAAACAGAGAACAGGATCTTTTGGGGATCGACCTGCAAGACCTACTCTTTTAGAACAAGTGTTAAATCAGAAAAGACTGGTAAATATCTGTTTGTAAAGTAGTTACAAATCTAACAAAAGTTGTTTGTTATAAATGGAACTATTTAGCTTTTGagatcttaaaatttgttaaacTGGTAATCAGAATAGAATTGTGCCTCTGCCAGTACACGCTGGAATCTCATAAAGACAAAATTACAAAGAAAGTATAATTTCactacataaaaatgaatattgtaGTTAAAAAtggtggtaaaaataaaaatgcaaacttgAAAATAACATACAGGAAAAACATTTGCAACAAATATGTAAAAGACTGTGGTTGGTATGGTTGACATTTTTATCACACAGataggggaggaaaaaatttTGACCTCCATACAttgcaaaaaatataaacagaaaaaagcagaATGCTTCCCTTATATgatatggaaagatatttcatatCAGTAAAAATCACACAATAAACAGTACAAtaagtgaaaattatttaaatgataacACACAGTGATGTTGAGGGTTCCATGAAAGGGACTCATTCTGCTGATGGCATCTTGTATTAGTACAGCACTTTAGAAAGCAGCTGGGCAGTCTGTATCCCTTCACTCAGAAATCATACTTACTGTGAAGACATTCTCAGGAAACAAATCCTAAATATGGATAAATTAAGCATAAGGATATTTGCCAGAAATGTATTTATCACAAATAGTAAAATGGTAGTTtaaacaacctcaatgtccaaCAGTCTCATAACAGCTAAGTAGACTTTAGTAcatttacttaataaatgttgggtAGTCTTTaccaataaattttaaagaaaagtaataaatagGAAATATACTATGCtgtaatattacattttaaaaatcagtttttagtGATAATGTTTCCACCTTATTTGGTTTCTCTTGTTCACTTTATTAGGTTCAAGGTTTTTTTACCTTCATCAATTTATataagtattttaataaaaacgTATTAGCCATAGTCTATTATATTTGTCATATGAGtataactatatttaaaaatggtGAGTGTATAAAACTATGTTGGTTGTTTCAGAGcagttgtatttcttttctgaaattttggtAATGTGCTAATATTAATTATACatgtatacctatatatacacacacacatacctatacacacagacacacaccatttttaatttctcagaaAGACTTAGTAAACTAGTGGCAGGAACTTGAGTTCCAGTACTAGTCATACATGTATGTGTTTCTAAACTGGCATTTAACCATGTTCCCATGGtatgccttttccttttttttcttgctgtaatCCAGTGCTGTTTTGGGCTCTTATGTTTCGTAAAGGGTATACATGCTGGCATATCATAAAAGCATTTCCTTTGTGTGCAAAATCACCAATAAGATCAGGCTTCACCAGTGAGTTTTAGGTTTTAGTATTTGATATACGAcatcaaattttattattattagtttgcaGTTTAATTGCAGTACATCAGATGCAGAAGTGAATTCAATTTAGGCATGTTTCGTTTCGTAAGCATATTGTATCTTGTGTAAGGATATAGAAGAGTAATTTTAGAGCATGAATATGATCTAATCCCATAAAAATAAtgctattaataaatatttttttatttttcctttttaagtcaTTACTAAGAAGTCCAGAAGTGGTGCAGTTTTTACAGAAACAACAACAGCTATTAAATCAGCAAGTTTTGGAGCAAAGACAACAGCAGTTTCCAGGAACATCAGTGTGAGCGAATTTATCAAG
It encodes the following:
- the RFXAP gene encoding regulatory factor X-associated protein, whose product is MPIPTPRPERKAGVGQKNGGFSGGHSRSPSTLAEVNSSLWEGYQDFIEAVKGQECQIQKEKQAMLGAGHQGHLHWYQSTALGSRRPKQVSALVPFCPGLEVPKERARLKLPAAGWRKTGLSVMVPQRQLTSQKRFRKPKTQQEEGSVGSRQKRCPAQHLSTSSAFSKPAGAGGDRAAQHLPPESTAHAQSDPPAAAQLRPSEAPGSLKGTELGAPLLSQPLFLSRVPGRWFAKCSWARQVLKGWGRGPPPGLSSTEVQAVADGAGPGAASGALRPGAPAPASGQARAPTPVPAAASQFTLLVMRPCGGPDEAAAEGVLRQAPALGGSAGAGKPVRYLCEVAGDGEEEAGEDETDLLDTSDPPGGGESTASLEDLEDEETHSGGEGGSGGARRRGSGGGSMSKTCTYEGCSETTSQVAKQRKPWMCKKHRNKMYKDKYKKKKSDQALNCGGAAQAGSAGNVKLEESADNILSIVKQRTGSFGDRPARPTLLEQVLNQKRLSLLRSPEVVQFLQKQQQLLNQQVLEQRQQQFPGTSV